A region from the Oceanidesulfovibrio marinus genome encodes:
- a CDS encoding sulfotransferase family 2 domain-containing protein, which yields MRDRLIFQHIPKTAGSTARAGFAALYPSQSVFAFDQDGVLDNLLTLPREKKDAIRFFSGHVDYGIHKIFNGPTVYAAFLRDPVERVFSHWWHIFTRPEHRFHDFAQSTTLDEFLDAAVRPRMNNCMTRMLSGINPPYGECPESMLKAATRNISESYCFLGTKERFEESYAMLAQMLGADEKQLTPPPSRNLSENRPRVEELPRETRRCIERLNGLDIELYEKFKPRLPMVLTPKVTTG from the coding sequence GTGCGTGACCGTCTGATTTTTCAACATATTCCGAAAACCGCCGGCTCGACGGCCCGTGCGGGGTTCGCTGCACTCTATCCGTCCCAGTCCGTGTTTGCGTTTGATCAGGACGGGGTGCTGGACAACCTGCTGACCCTTCCTCGCGAGAAGAAGGACGCTATCCGCTTTTTCTCCGGCCACGTGGATTACGGCATCCACAAGATTTTCAACGGCCCCACCGTTTATGCCGCCTTCCTGCGCGATCCGGTGGAACGCGTCTTCTCCCACTGGTGGCACATCTTCACCCGACCGGAGCACCGCTTTCACGACTTTGCCCAGTCCACCACCCTGGACGAGTTCCTGGACGCCGCGGTGCGGCCGCGAATGAACAACTGCATGACGCGCATGCTCTCGGGCATCAACCCACCATACGGCGAGTGCCCGGAGTCCATGCTCAAGGCGGCGACGCGCAACATCTCTGAATCGTACTGTTTTCTTGGAACAAAGGAGCGCTTCGAGGAATCCTACGCCATGCTCGCCCAGATGCTTGGCGCCGATGAGAAGCAGCTGACCCCACCTCCCTCGCGCAACCTCTCCGAGAACAGACCCCGCGTGGAGGAGCTGCCGCGGGAGACACGCCGCTGCATCGAGCGGCTCAACGGCCTGGACATCGAGCTCTACGAGAAGTTCAAACCGCGGTTGCCCATGGTGCTGACTCCCAAGGTCACCACCGGCTGA
- a CDS encoding DUF2795 domain-containing protein produces the protein MSHYTPDDIAALSRYLKDANFPATRKTIIDLAVENGAPEESLEALAGLPERDYIHMDEVIKEIGSLHK, from the coding sequence GTGTCCCACTACACGCCAGACGATATCGCCGCGCTGTCCCGCTACCTCAAAGACGCCAATTTTCCGGCGACGCGGAAAACAATTATCGACCTCGCCGTGGAGAACGGCGCGCCCGAGGAATCGCTGGAGGCGCTGGCCGGGCTGCCGGAGCGCGATTACATCCACATGGACGAGGTCATCAAGGAGATCGGCTCGTTGCACAAGTAG